One window of the Rhizorhabdus dicambivorans genome contains the following:
- a CDS encoding type IV toxin-antitoxin system AbiEi family antitoxin: MASQTLGKLNRLQRDLPESLLVDAAWMEAHGYSSSLRSQYVRAGWLDSPTRRVYRRSRGPLTWEQAVISLQSLLDLPLTVGGRTALEQQGYAHYLSITVREVHLYGPSRPPTWLDSLPLDVSFRWHNSLRLFPVDGEIPPEPAPRMSSTAGTTLPIRCSSKERAVLELLDELPHESFHQVDMLMEGMSDLSPRRLQTLLEACASVKVKRLFLFFADRHGHAWRSKLDVSRLDLGSGKRVLVKGGKLDRRYNITVPSDLAGE, from the coding sequence ATGGCTTCGCAAACATTAGGAAAATTAAACCGGCTGCAACGGGATCTCCCAGAGAGCCTGCTGGTCGACGCGGCATGGATGGAAGCCCATGGTTACTCATCATCGCTGCGGAGCCAATATGTTCGCGCGGGATGGCTCGATAGCCCGACCCGGCGCGTCTATCGCCGCTCGCGTGGACCGCTCACCTGGGAACAGGCCGTTATCTCACTGCAATCCCTGTTGGACCTGCCTTTGACAGTTGGCGGGCGCACAGCGCTCGAACAGCAGGGCTACGCTCATTATCTCTCCATAACGGTGCGCGAAGTCCATCTCTATGGGCCAAGCCGGCCGCCGACATGGCTCGACAGCCTGCCACTCGATGTCTCGTTCCGCTGGCATAACAGCCTCCGGCTGTTTCCAGTCGACGGCGAGATTCCTCCCGAGCCTGCGCCCCGGATGTCCAGCACCGCCGGCACGACCTTGCCGATCCGCTGTTCGAGCAAGGAACGCGCCGTTCTCGAACTGCTCGATGAGCTTCCCCATGAGAGCTTCCATCAGGTCGACATGCTGATGGAAGGAATGAGCGACCTCAGCCCACGTCGCCTTCAGACACTTCTTGAGGCGTGCGCGAGCGTAAAAGTGAAGCGTCTCTTCCTCTTCTTCGCGGATCGCCATGGCCATGCCTGGCGTTCGAAGCTCGATGTTTCCCGCCTGGATCTCGGATCGGGCAAACGCGTCCTGGTCAAAGGAGGGAAGCTCGACCGGCGCTACAACATCACCGTGCCCTCCGACCTGGCGGGAGAATAG